A segment of the Streptomyces sp. ITFR-21 genome:
AACAGCTCCACCCGGCGATGTCGGGCGCGGCCACTACCGCGAACCCGCGTGCCTGCGGCGGAAGGTGGGCCCGGATGCCGTCGGAGGTCACGTCCACCCGGGTTGCTCCGGTGGCGGCGAGGTGCCGCTCGGCCGCCGCCAGCCGGGCCTGGTCGAGGCAGCCGATCCCGTCGGCTTGGACCGTGCTGGGCCCCTGCGCGGGGTGCAGCAGCAAGGTGAACCGCCCGCTGTGCGGGGTGGCTCCGAGCCGCTGTACCGGCGCGCGGTGGCTGGTCATCCGGCCCTGGTACGCGATCGGCGCGCTGCCGGGTGCGCGCACCGATCCGGTGAAGTCCGGTGACCAGAAGTAGAGTTGGCTGCCCGCCGGGCAGGACGAGGCAAGGCGGTAGATACGCTGCCGGCCGCCCGGGGTGCGGTAGGCGCCGTTTCTGCCCGGCCGCAGCGTGCGCCCGTCGGCGTCGGTCACCCGCATGCTCCCGCCGGTGGTGTAGACGCGGCTTCCGAGCAGCAACTCCTGGTTGCGGTACGGCGATCGGCCGTATCCGGTGGTCGGCCCGGCGGCGCGTACGGTGACCAGCGGCGGCACCGCCCGGCGGGTGACGGTGGGCCGGGGGGCCGGTCCCTGAGCGCCGTGGCGCGGCTCGGGCGGCGAGTGCAGCCGGGCGCCGACGGAGAAGATCACGTCGGTGACCGGGTTGTCGAGACTCTGGGGGGAGCGCCCGTGCGAGGTCCACCCGCCGCCGAGCGCCGCGAGCGTACCGGACCACACCGCCGAGGTGAGGCTGCTGTAGTACTGCGCGCCCTGTCCGCCGACGGCCAACGCGTCGTTCCCGACGGTCTGTTCGCGTCCCGGCTCGGTCCGGTAACGCGGCCAGCCGTCGGCGTCGGCGAGGGCCCGCCGTTCCTCGCCCTGCCGCTGCCCCCAGGCAGGGTAGTCGTCCAGCAGGCCGCGCCTCTTGTGGTCGGTCCAGGCGTCGGTGACCGCCGCCTGCCCCAACTGGGCCGCCAGCAGCAGGCCGACGGCCAGCACGGCCGGGAGGCTGGCGCGTATGGACACAACTCCCTTGTCCTGCAGGCGCCGGAGCAGCAGCAGCCCTCCGTAGGCGGCCACCAGGCCGCCGGCGAGCAGGGGATACGTGGTGGGCCCGGCCAGTTTGTGGTCCGCGCCGAGCGCGACGAAAACGGTCATCAGTCCCATCAGCCCTGCTCCGTAGGCCAGTTGGCGCGGGCCGGGCAGCCGGTGGGCGACCGACTGCCACGCGCCGATCACCATGGCGCCGCTGAGCACGAAGGTCTGCCGGTACGGGCTGCCGTTGGGCTCGGTGAAGGCGTGCCACATCAGGTGCGTCGGCTTCAGCTCGAAGGACACGGCGACCACGACCGCCAGCGCCGGCCACACGACGCGGTCCCGCCGCGGCACCGCCGGGTGGAAGGGCAGCACGAACGCGAGCAGCAGCGCGGCGGTACCGATGTAGGTGGAGGGCGTCGCGAAGCCGTACGTGCCCGGAAGCATCCGCATCAGCAGGTCGGCGAAGGGCAGCGGACGGAAGGCGGGCAGTGAGAGCGGGGACGCGAGCTTCGTGCCCTTGACGATGGTGAGCAGCACGGGTGCGGTCAGGCCGATACCGAGGACGGTGGTGAGGGCGGCGCGGCCGAAGGTGAGTGCGGCGTGGCGGGCGGGAGTCCGCGGCCGTCCGCCGGGCTTCGCCGAAGCCGAACCCGGGCCGGGTCCCGGATCCGGTACCGCCGCCGGGACCGGAACCGGCTCGGTGAGCAGCCGGGCGGCGAGGAACAGTGCGGCGCCGAGCGTGGCCATGTACGCGGTGTAGAAGTTCGCGGCCCAGCACAGGGCGACCACCAGGACGCCGGTCGCCGTCCGCCGGCCTTGCCGCGCCCACTCCCCGACCATGCACAGCAGTGGGAGGGCGGTCAGGCCGTCGAGCCACATCGGGTTGTAGGACGCCAGCATCAGCGTCCACCCGCACAGCGCGTACGACACCCCGAGCAGCCCGGCCGCCCACCGAGGCCCGGGACGCAGCACGAGCAGCAGCACCGCCATCGCCGCTGCCGCCGAGCCGAGTTCGAGCACGCTGACGACGTAGACGGCCAGGTCGATGCGGTCCCGCGGGAAGAGCGCGACCAGCGGCGCGAACGGGCTCGCCAGATACGTGCCGAAGTCGGGCAGGAAACTGCTGCCGTAACCGGACTGCCAGTTCAGCAGCCAGCCGCCGTCCGCCCTGCCGTGCAGCAGATCCCACAGGTGGGCGTGGAAGGGCACGTACTGGTTGCCGAGGTCGCTCACGCTGCGCGTCCGGGTCCCGAACGGATACTGCCGCGCCAGCGCGTCCCCCGCGCAGAACGCGATCATCGTCAGCCCGGCGGCGGTCAGCGCCGCCCGTAGCCGGCCGGCGTGCTCGGATGTCATCGATTCCCCTGTCGCGTACGGCCTGCCCGGCGCAAATATCACTGACAGTTAGGCAGTCTGGTACGACGGAATGATGTATGCCAAGCATCTTCGGGGGTGAATCAGGGTCCCCGACCGGTAATTGACTTCGATCGGTGACAACCTTTACATACTCTCAACATCCCAGGTGGAACCGAAGTATGGCGATCCGCATCCGCCTATTGACGGTTCATCACTCTGCACAGGATACGGGTCGCATCCGCATGTCCGCGGATTCGTATGCAACCACCCGGGTTTCACGCTCTGTAATAACATTCCTCTGTCGCCGCCCACCCTCGACACCGGTGTCCGGCTGTACGGGATCGGGCCGCCACGGTGACCAACCGCACGCCGATGATCGGACCGGCCCGCCGAACACCCGTCAGAGCGACCGGCGTCCTGCGCGACTTACGCGAGCCGCAGCGCGGGCACCACGACGGCGTCGATGAACCGGTGGCTGTACTCCGGGTCGGGGTCGATGCCCTCGATGATCGGACGGGCCAGTGCGGCGCCGAAGAGCAGGTGCGGAAGGAAGTGGCCCGCGGGACTGTCCGCGGCGATTTCGCCGCGGTCCACGGCGCGCTGCACCAGGTCGCGGAAGCTGGCCAGCTCCGGCTCGACGAGCAGTTCGCGCAGCGCGCGGAACAGGTCCTCGTTCCGGAAGGCCGCGTGAGCGAGGCCGCGCATCAGTTCCTGGTCACGCTTGGACTCGTTCGCGTCATGACATCTGACGAACTCGTGGAGGTCGCCCGGCAGCGACCCGGTGTCGATGTCCGCGAGCGACACCGGTTTGTGGTGCCGCAGCGCGGTGGCGACCAGTTCCGGCTTGCCCTTCCACTGGCGGTAGAGGGTGGCCTTGCTGGCCCGGGTGCGGGCGGCGACCGCGTCCATGGTCAGCGCCTCGTAGCCGACCTCCCGCAGCAACTCGACGACGGCCTCGTACAGCTCCCGCTCGCGCTCGGGGGTCAGGCGGGTACGACGCGGAGTGGTTGCCTCCAGCGACATGTCCTGTCCTCCTGTCCACGACGAGTGAAGCGCCACTGTCGA
Coding sequences within it:
- a CDS encoding YfhO family protein; this translates as MTSEHAGRLRAALTAAGLTMIAFCAGDALARQYPFGTRTRSVSDLGNQYVPFHAHLWDLLHGRADGGWLLNWQSGYGSSFLPDFGTYLASPFAPLVALFPRDRIDLAVYVVSVLELGSAAAAMAVLLLVLRPGPRWAAGLLGVSYALCGWTLMLASYNPMWLDGLTALPLLCMVGEWARQGRRTATGVLVVALCWAANFYTAYMATLGAALFLAARLLTEPVPVPAAVPDPGPGPGSASAKPGGRPRTPARHAALTFGRAALTTVLGIGLTAPVLLTIVKGTKLASPLSLPAFRPLPFADLLMRMLPGTYGFATPSTYIGTAALLLAFVLPFHPAVPRRDRVVWPALAVVVAVSFELKPTHLMWHAFTEPNGSPYRQTFVLSGAMVIGAWQSVAHRLPGPRQLAYGAGLMGLMTVFVALGADHKLAGPTTYPLLAGGLVAAYGGLLLLRRLQDKGVVSIRASLPAVLAVGLLLAAQLGQAAVTDAWTDHKRRGLLDDYPAWGQRQGEERRALADADGWPRYRTEPGREQTVGNDALAVGGQGAQYYSSLTSAVWSGTLAALGGGWTSHGRSPQSLDNPVTDVIFSVGARLHSPPEPRHGAQGPAPRPTVTRRAVPPLVTVRAAGPTTGYGRSPYRNQELLLGSRVYTTGGSMRVTDADGRTLRPGRNGAYRTPGGRQRIYRLASSCPAGSQLYFWSPDFTGSVRAPGSAPIAYQGRMTSHRAPVQRLGATPHSGRFTLLLHPAQGPSTVQADGIGCLDQARLAAAERHLAATGATRVDVTSDGIRAHLPPQARGFAVVAAPDIAGWSCSAGHGPARPAASYLGLLAVPLDGRTNTVSCSFTPPGLRLGEAACGVSLLGLAALAGYGWRRRRRTGPAVAEDVPLRQHAQAVTRGAP
- a CDS encoding TetR/AcrR family transcriptional regulator encodes the protein MSLEATTPRRTRLTPERERELYEAVVELLREVGYEALTMDAVAARTRASKATLYRQWKGKPELVATALRHHKPVSLADIDTGSLPGDLHEFVRCHDANESKRDQELMRGLAHAAFRNEDLFRALRELLVEPELASFRDLVQRAVDRGEIAADSPAGHFLPHLLFGAALARPIIEGIDPDPEYSHRFIDAVVVPALRLA